The proteins below are encoded in one region of Rubripirellula reticaptiva:
- the mntR gene encoding manganese-binding transcriptional regulator MntR produces the protein MLVAIVECIEAVDLASKTYQRTRSDHASEIAEDYVEAIADAIADKGVCRAMDLVAHFAVTHATVSNTVGRLQRDGLVETAPYQPISLTSQGKRLATKSRKRHETVIAFLRRIGVAESTAIVDSEGIEHHVSDETLKAMKGVLENGLPPD, from the coding sequence TTGTTGGTCGCCATCGTTGAATGCATTGAGGCTGTTGATTTGGCTTCCAAGACTTATCAAAGAACTCGTTCCGATCACGCTAGTGAAATTGCCGAGGACTACGTCGAAGCGATTGCTGATGCAATTGCTGACAAGGGCGTTTGTCGCGCAATGGATCTGGTTGCGCACTTCGCTGTTACGCATGCCACGGTTAGCAACACCGTGGGGAGGTTGCAGCGAGACGGATTAGTCGAGACGGCACCGTACCAGCCGATTTCACTGACGTCGCAAGGAAAACGGCTCGCTACTAAGTCGCGGAAACGTCATGAAACGGTTATTGCTTTTTTGCGTCGAATAGGTGTTGCCGAATCGACAGCGATCGTGGACAGCGAAGGTATCGAGCATCACGTCAGTGACGAGACGCTGAAGGCGATGAAGGGGGTCTTGGAAAATGGGCTGCCGCCAGATTGA
- a CDS encoding DUF1559 domain-containing protein: MLACKSRRIRRQNAFTLVELLVVIAIISILVGLLLPAVQAVRESARRMSCSNNMKQIGLAAQNYHASFNRLPSGYVSFATNNGTAPPQARIDAVTWDAGPGWGWAAGLLPFVEATSVFERMRMDQPIWSSSNESAVTATVSTYLCPSATGGDEPFLIKTESGAPLMIDGRPVRVGRSHYVASHGQESCWGECGAAATGEVFTNIYTSTTKIVAIEGDAGRVADGPFFRNSRTRFRDVLDGLTNTIFFGEHSSALSDKTWVGVVPSAVVQPRFSSPENGADAAATLTLVHAGPSGGELDITGFPIIHPVNFPTYHVGQMFSEHLGGGMICMGDGSVRFVSNFVDLYLWAELSSMDEGETVDWEQL, translated from the coding sequence ATGCTGGCCTGTAAGTCTCGGCGAATTCGCCGCCAGAACGCTTTTACATTGGTCGAATTGTTAGTCGTGATTGCAATCATTAGCATCTTGGTGGGGTTGCTTCTGCCAGCAGTACAGGCAGTCCGCGAATCCGCCCGGCGAATGTCGTGTAGCAACAACATGAAGCAGATTGGGTTAGCTGCCCAAAACTACCACGCGTCATTCAACCGTCTCCCGTCCGGCTATGTTTCCTTTGCTACCAACAACGGAACTGCTCCGCCACAGGCTAGAATCGACGCGGTCACATGGGACGCCGGCCCTGGCTGGGGATGGGCGGCTGGACTATTGCCGTTCGTTGAAGCGACTTCGGTGTTCGAGCGCATGCGGATGGATCAACCGATTTGGTCATCGAGCAACGAAAGTGCCGTAACCGCGACGGTCTCTACCTACTTGTGCCCTAGTGCCACCGGCGGCGACGAACCGTTCTTGATCAAGACGGAGAGCGGTGCCCCGTTGATGATTGACGGGCGACCGGTACGCGTCGGACGCAGTCACTACGTTGCCAGCCACGGCCAGGAAAGCTGCTGGGGCGAATGTGGAGCGGCCGCAACAGGTGAAGTCTTCACAAACATTTACACTTCAACGACCAAGATCGTTGCGATTGAGGGCGACGCCGGCCGAGTTGCGGATGGACCATTTTTCCGGAACTCACGCACGCGTTTTCGTGACGTGCTGGACGGGCTAACCAATACGATCTTCTTCGGCGAACACAGTTCGGCTTTAAGCGACAAAACCTGGGTTGGCGTAGTGCCTAGCGCTGTTGTCCAACCTCGTTTTTCATCACCCGAAAACGGTGCCGACGCCGCCGCGACATTAACACTTGTTCACGCTGGCCCATCCGGCGGAGAACTTGACATAACCGGATTTCCAATCATTCACCCAGTCAATTTCCCAACCTATCACGTCGGACAAATGTTTTCCGAGCATCTCGGGGGCGGGATGATTTGCATGGGGGATGGATCCGTTCGTTTCGTCAGCAATTTCGTTGATCTCTACCTCTGGGCTGAACTGTCCAGCATGGACGAAGGCGAGACGGTCGACTGGGAGCAACTATGA
- a CDS encoding outer membrane protein assembly factor BamB family protein codes for MQRTSFAIALAFAAITSLGRTVANDHWQAFRGDGSGISETADLPTEWTPDKNIAWRSDIPGYGQSAPVIWDDAVYVTSSDGPFQEDCEVHSYDLTTGEKRWSQAVNVTSKVENYFRNSRAAPTCVVDESGVYSFFASGDVTAMKHDGSTRWSTALTKRYGEFDNERGVASSLAQDSDHVFVVIDHHGPSYVVAIDKTDGTIGWKTDRGERVPSWSSPIVTEHQGRSLVIVSSSDTVDAYDAKSGERLWQVEGIKGNHIPSATVVGDRVYVGSTTMYGGESDEDMVAASNCCIELTVDDGKPGYTMRWGAERANSCYSSPLVFAGYVYYVNKIGVLYCVSAETGKQLFAKRIGNPCWASAVGVTNSTGEQLIYFVAKNGFTIVLRPGDEYDQVARNQLWDRGQMIDAKEAAAKARKANMVPTDQAKPKTGPEKVFANMPESSLHTMFSYDDPTAYAVAVAGNSLLVRTGQHLYCVRALP; via the coding sequence ATGCAACGCACCAGCTTCGCGATCGCCCTGGCATTTGCGGCGATAACCTCGCTCGGCCGCACAGTTGCCAATGATCATTGGCAAGCGTTTCGTGGTGACGGCAGCGGGATTTCTGAGACTGCTGACCTGCCTACCGAGTGGACACCTGACAAGAATATTGCCTGGCGTTCGGATATCCCAGGTTACGGCCAGTCGGCACCTGTGATTTGGGACGACGCGGTCTACGTGACATCAAGTGACGGCCCTTTTCAAGAGGACTGTGAAGTCCATTCGTATGATCTGACGACGGGAGAAAAACGTTGGTCGCAAGCGGTCAACGTGACCAGCAAAGTCGAGAATTACTTTCGCAACAGTCGGGCGGCACCAACATGCGTGGTCGACGAAAGCGGCGTGTACTCGTTCTTTGCCAGTGGTGATGTGACTGCGATGAAGCATGATGGCAGCACCCGTTGGTCGACCGCACTGACCAAAAGGTATGGCGAGTTTGACAACGAACGCGGCGTCGCAAGTTCACTAGCACAAGACAGTGATCATGTGTTTGTTGTGATCGATCATCATGGGCCGTCCTACGTCGTCGCTATCGACAAAACCGACGGTACGATCGGCTGGAAGACTGATCGAGGCGAGCGAGTGCCATCTTGGTCGTCGCCAATTGTGACCGAGCATCAAGGTCGCAGCCTTGTCATTGTCAGTTCCTCCGACACCGTCGATGCTTATGACGCAAAGAGCGGCGAACGATTGTGGCAAGTCGAAGGCATCAAAGGAAATCACATCCCGTCGGCAACGGTCGTGGGCGATCGGGTCTACGTGGGATCGACCACAATGTACGGCGGCGAATCGGATGAAGATATGGTCGCCGCGTCGAACTGCTGCATCGAGCTGACCGTGGACGATGGAAAACCCGGCTATACGATGCGCTGGGGGGCCGAGCGTGCGAACTCGTGCTATTCATCGCCGTTGGTGTTCGCTGGATACGTCTACTACGTCAACAAGATCGGCGTGCTGTACTGTGTCAGCGCCGAAACCGGCAAGCAACTGTTTGCCAAGCGTATCGGCAATCCCTGCTGGGCATCTGCCGTTGGCGTGACAAATTCGACCGGCGAACAACTCATCTATTTTGTCGCAAAGAACGGTTTCACAATCGTGCTGCGGCCCGGTGATGAGTACGACCAAGTCGCTCGCAACCAACTTTGGGATCGTGGTCAGATGATCGATGCGAAAGAAGCCGCCGCCAAGGCTCGCAAGGCCAACATGGTGCCAACAGATCAGGCCAAGCCTAAGACCGGCCCCGAGAAAGTGTTTGCCAACATGCCTGAATCGTCTTTGCACACGATGTTCTCGTACGACGATCCAACCGCCTACGCCGTCGCGGTAGCTGGCAACAGTTTGCTGGTCCGAACGGGGCAACATCTTTACTGCGTACGCGCACTTCCATAG
- a CDS encoding 4Fe-4S dicluster domain-containing protein has translation MPDKNERPKINRRDLLKGRLWKLISVPKLGPLIARYPKADSQDSATSSGMAATKSIGGISIEAVAPTNLAGKPASPSVPVFRPPGAIAEPQFLAGCTRCGDCVSACPYDAIRNASDRLRPIAGTPIIEADTSACMMCEDFPCITACKPGVLVDSIPKVMGTAMVTQHLCLAHHGTTCTACSERCPVADAINVTEGKPTVNEDTCTGCGVCRYVCPAPENAILLMPTFSRPSV, from the coding sequence TTGCCTGACAAGAACGAACGACCGAAGATCAATCGCCGAGATTTGCTGAAGGGCAGATTGTGGAAGCTGATCAGTGTGCCGAAACTTGGGCCGTTGATCGCGCGATATCCCAAAGCCGATTCGCAAGATTCCGCGACGTCATCGGGTATGGCAGCAACCAAAAGTATCGGTGGGATATCGATCGAAGCAGTGGCGCCGACGAACCTTGCCGGTAAACCAGCGTCGCCATCTGTCCCCGTCTTTCGGCCTCCCGGTGCGATCGCCGAGCCACAGTTTTTGGCCGGCTGCACTCGATGTGGCGATTGTGTTTCGGCGTGCCCTTACGATGCGATCCGCAACGCTAGCGATCGACTTAGGCCAATCGCCGGCACGCCTATTATCGAAGCCGACACGTCGGCATGCATGATGTGCGAGGACTTTCCCTGCATCACGGCGTGTAAGCCCGGCGTTCTAGTCGACTCGATTCCTAAAGTCATGGGCACTGCTATGGTGACCCAGCATCTCTGTTTGGCTCACCACGGAACGACTTGCACCGCATGCAGTGAGCGCTGTCCGGTGGCGGACGCGATCAATGTCACCGAAGGAAAACCGACGGTTAATGAAGACACGTGTACGGGATGCGGTGTTTGCCGTTACGTCTGCCCGGCACCCGAGAACGCAATTTTGCTGATGCCGACGTTTTCTCGGCCCAGCGTTTAA
- a CDS encoding multiheme c-type cytochrome produces MTWSRLSTLFFAGVIGIAVIGYFVGLADGVPKATGIGEGIGRLGEHPTSLSAAVKVIPALRYAEIAGTAMGPTDAFQAAAKELPTSPYNLFAEIKLSATDKASSSEMRASRRAFNGAPPIIPHAVQNTTDAACYACHSNGMRMGELKASVMSHTFLANCTQCHAPPPPVPFQDADLSVDSTFVGLPAPTSGKRAFPGAPPTIPHSQWMREKCEACHGGPNGWAGMESTHPWRTNCTQCHAPSAKLDQATPADLIPMLPPLEIVGR; encoded by the coding sequence ATGACGTGGAGCCGACTTTCCACCTTGTTTTTCGCTGGAGTGATCGGCATTGCCGTGATCGGATACTTTGTCGGCCTGGCCGATGGTGTGCCAAAGGCCACGGGGATCGGCGAAGGGATTGGCCGTCTCGGCGAGCACCCCACTTCGTTGTCGGCAGCCGTTAAGGTGATACCGGCACTGCGATATGCAGAAATCGCGGGTACGGCGATGGGACCGACCGACGCGTTTCAAGCAGCCGCCAAGGAATTGCCAACGTCGCCGTACAATCTGTTTGCCGAAATCAAACTCAGTGCGACCGACAAGGCATCTTCCAGCGAAATGCGTGCTTCACGCCGCGCCTTCAACGGCGCGCCACCAATCATTCCTCACGCCGTTCAAAACACGACCGACGCGGCATGCTATGCCTGCCATTCCAACGGGATGAGGATGGGCGAATTGAAAGCGAGTGTGATGTCGCACACGTTCTTGGCAAACTGTACCCAGTGTCATGCCCCGCCACCGCCGGTGCCATTTCAAGACGCCGATTTGAGCGTTGATTCGACGTTCGTCGGCTTGCCGGCGCCCACGTCGGGTAAACGGGCGTTTCCCGGTGCGCCGCCGACGATTCCCCACTCGCAGTGGATGCGTGAGAAATGCGAGGCCTGTCACGGCGGCCCGAACGGTTGGGCTGGGATGGAGTCGACGCACCCGTGGCGAACCAACTGTACCCAGTGCCATGCGCCATCAGCCAAGCTTGATCAAGCGACACCTGCAGACTTGATCCCAATGTTGCCACCGCTCGAGATTGTTGGAAGATAG
- a CDS encoding molybdopterin-dependent oxidoreductase, protein MDTKRRRFLKSAAMAAAGSMVASDTRLSLPVLAADGGLPDGDDVTWNKAPCRFCGTGCHVQVGVESGRVVAIAGDKAADVNKGLLCVKGYHVGGILYGKDRLTKPLLRKDGELREISWDEAITTIAERIMKAPERFAFYGSGQWTIPEGYAAQKFMKGGLGNNHIDPNARLCMASAVTGFLATYGVDEPAGCYQDLDECDVLITWGNNPAEMHPILFSRVTDRRSRGEKVTLIDIGTRRTRTTDAATEYLEMKPHGDVAISLGIMHLLIANENYDKSFVEKHCNFRGPEADTPTLQGEAISEDEFRKRIAKYTPEHVEELSGVPADKIRMLADLFANRDIRITSLWCMGMNQHTMGTAINSLVHGVHLLSGHFGRPGDAPTSLTGQPSACGTVREVGTLAHALPGGRVVAKPEHRSQCEELWNLKPGSINEVPGYHTVKMFEQFTKPTEDGGDIDVMLVQVTNPGQTLPNLNALFNDKEGLENKFLIVSDVYPTATTRLADLILPAAMWVEKNGMFGNSERRTQQWFKMVDPPGEARDDCWMTIAIAHKLFELGHEGMKDKDGEFIFAVKDDEGKEIPVWEFEHYYDTNVDKHLFEEYRGFTTMKHKNLAPYEEYVKARGLRWPVVEQEDGSWRETRFRFSGFDDPFVAEGQEFDFYHSSSNDGRAQIWFHEYTPPPEMPDSEYPFWLCTGRVLEHWHTGTMTRRVAPLNRAMPTAYVEMHLEDANAANIRQGETVVVESRRGTTELPVWIDGRGRPPRGTVFVPFFDETKLINNVTLDACDPFSKQPDYKKCAVRIRKLSEVKS, encoded by the coding sequence ATGGATACGAAACGCCGAAGATTCTTAAAGTCTGCTGCTATGGCTGCCGCGGGATCGATGGTGGCAAGTGACACGCGGTTGTCGTTGCCCGTGTTGGCAGCCGATGGCGGATTGCCGGACGGCGATGACGTCACCTGGAACAAGGCGCCGTGTCGTTTCTGTGGCACCGGATGTCATGTTCAAGTCGGTGTCGAATCTGGCCGTGTTGTTGCGATCGCTGGAGACAAGGCGGCAGACGTCAACAAGGGACTGCTGTGCGTGAAGGGCTATCACGTCGGCGGAATTCTTTACGGCAAAGATCGGTTGACTAAACCGTTGCTGCGGAAAGACGGCGAGCTGAGAGAGATTTCTTGGGACGAAGCGATCACGACGATTGCCGAGCGAATCATGAAAGCGCCCGAGCGGTTTGCGTTCTACGGTTCAGGCCAATGGACGATTCCCGAAGGCTACGCGGCGCAGAAATTCATGAAAGGCGGTCTTGGAAACAACCATATCGATCCTAACGCGCGGTTGTGCATGGCTTCGGCCGTGACTGGGTTCTTGGCGACTTATGGTGTTGATGAACCGGCGGGTTGTTATCAAGACCTCGACGAGTGTGACGTGCTGATAACGTGGGGAAACAACCCGGCCGAAATGCACCCGATTCTATTCTCGCGTGTTACCGACCGACGGTCGCGTGGCGAGAAGGTCACGCTGATCGACATCGGCACGCGGCGGACGCGAACGACCGACGCGGCAACTGAATACCTAGAAATGAAGCCGCACGGTGACGTGGCGATCTCGTTGGGGATCATGCATTTGCTGATTGCGAATGAGAACTACGACAAGTCTTTTGTGGAAAAGCACTGTAACTTTCGCGGTCCCGAGGCCGACACGCCGACGTTGCAGGGCGAGGCGATCAGTGAGGACGAGTTCCGCAAGCGGATCGCGAAGTACACGCCGGAACATGTCGAAGAACTTTCGGGTGTTCCGGCTGACAAGATTCGTATGTTGGCGGACCTGTTCGCGAATCGGGACATCCGAATCACGAGTTTGTGGTGCATGGGGATGAACCAGCACACGATGGGAACGGCCATCAATTCGCTGGTTCACGGCGTGCACCTGTTAAGCGGTCACTTTGGTCGCCCCGGCGATGCACCGACCAGCTTGACGGGCCAGCCATCGGCATGCGGTACCGTTCGTGAAGTCGGCACGTTGGCACACGCGCTTCCGGGCGGACGCGTCGTTGCCAAACCCGAGCATCGATCGCAATGTGAAGAGCTGTGGAATCTGAAACCGGGCAGCATCAACGAAGTTCCTGGTTATCACACGGTGAAAATGTTCGAACAGTTCACCAAGCCGACCGAGGACGGTGGCGACATCGACGTCATGCTCGTCCAGGTCACTAATCCGGGCCAGACGCTGCCAAACTTGAACGCATTGTTCAATGACAAAGAAGGATTGGAAAACAAGTTCTTGATTGTGTCGGACGTTTACCCGACCGCGACGACTCGACTGGCCGACTTGATTTTGCCTGCTGCAATGTGGGTCGAAAAGAACGGAATGTTCGGAAACAGCGAACGCAGGACTCAGCAGTGGTTCAAGATGGTTGATCCGCCGGGCGAAGCTCGTGACGATTGCTGGATGACGATCGCGATCGCTCACAAGTTGTTCGAACTTGGTCATGAAGGAATGAAGGACAAGGACGGCGAGTTTATCTTTGCGGTCAAAGATGACGAAGGTAAAGAAATTCCAGTTTGGGAATTCGAACACTACTACGACACGAACGTCGACAAGCACTTGTTCGAAGAGTATCGCGGCTTCACGACGATGAAGCACAAGAATTTGGCTCCTTACGAAGAGTACGTGAAGGCACGCGGGTTGCGATGGCCGGTTGTCGAACAGGAAGACGGTTCATGGCGCGAAACTAGGTTTCGATTCTCGGGTTTTGACGATCCGTTTGTCGCCGAGGGCCAGGAATTTGACTTTTACCATTCGTCGTCCAACGACGGACGCGCGCAGATTTGGTTTCACGAGTACACACCGCCACCGGAAATGCCCGATTCGGAATACCCATTCTGGCTTTGCACTGGCCGTGTGTTGGAGCACTGGCACACCGGCACGATGACTCGCCGAGTTGCGCCGCTGAACCGGGCGATGCCGACGGCGTATGTCGAAATGCATCTGGAAGACGCGAATGCCGCGAACATTCGGCAAGGCGAAACCGTGGTTGTTGAATCGCGGCGTGGCACGACGGAGTTGCCGGTTTGGATCGACGGTCGTGGTCGTCCACCGCGTGGCACGGTCTTCGTTCCGTTTTTCGATGAAACCAAGCTGATCAATAACGTGACTCTTGACGCTTGCGATCCGTTCTCGAAGCAGCCTGACTACAAAAAATGCGCTGTCCGAATCCGCAAACTCAGCGAGGTGAAGTCATGA
- a CDS encoding chaperone NapD codes for MPISGLVVTCDTSNGPIVDAVSILAAHPSVDVGEVSTHRIAIVVDTESKQQDQEIWQWIQGLPGVIDVNVAFVGFDDEGEVGVEVEVEVEVDEKHDHELVE; via the coding sequence GTGCCAATCAGCGGACTTGTCGTTACTTGTGATACGAGCAATGGGCCAATCGTGGATGCGGTTTCGATATTGGCCGCGCATCCGTCGGTCGATGTCGGTGAGGTTAGCACGCACCGGATTGCGATCGTTGTGGACACGGAATCAAAACAGCAAGATCAAGAAATCTGGCAGTGGATTCAAGGCTTGCCAGGTGTGATCGATGTCAACGTTGCCTTCGTGGGATTTGACGATGAAGGAGAAGTAGGCGTTGAAGTCGAAGTCGAAGTCGAAGTCGACGAAAAACACGATCACGAGCTGGTCGAATGA
- a CDS encoding 4Fe-4S dicluster domain-containing protein: MTANKPSLPIVENFSRRAAVKGGFATLGAASFVAAISPLRHAAQNSSAGEFMQNHYTELTPEQKSDVLARLESEAKENYGADVTIGDDRPIPGTKFVYAINLSVCNGNGKCVEACHKENNHDRATNQSYIRVLEMPVGTMDMEQGSTTYTGIVPKDGKFYLPVQCQQCDEPPCVDVCPVKATWKEEDGIVVVDYNWCIGCRYCEAACPYHARRFNWKKPEVPAEEINPDQSYLSNRIRPVGVVEKCTYCLHRTRRGKLPACLEACPTGARVFGNILDKDSNIRWILENKRVYILKEELGTKPAFFYYFD, translated from the coding sequence ATGACCGCCAACAAGCCATCGCTTCCGATCGTCGAAAATTTCTCGCGTCGTGCTGCCGTCAAAGGTGGATTTGCGACCTTGGGTGCAGCATCATTCGTGGCGGCGATATCTCCGCTTCGTCATGCGGCCCAGAATTCGTCGGCTGGCGAATTCATGCAAAACCACTACACCGAACTGACGCCCGAACAGAAAAGCGACGTCCTGGCTCGGTTGGAATCGGAGGCGAAAGAAAACTACGGCGCGGATGTGACGATCGGCGATGACCGGCCGATTCCCGGCACGAAGTTTGTCTACGCAATCAACTTAAGTGTCTGTAACGGCAACGGTAAATGCGTCGAGGCCTGTCACAAAGAAAATAACCACGACCGCGCCACGAACCAGTCGTACATCCGTGTTCTAGAAATGCCGGTAGGCACGATGGACATGGAGCAGGGATCCACCACTTACACAGGCATCGTGCCAAAGGACGGCAAGTTCTATTTGCCGGTCCAGTGCCAACAGTGTGACGAGCCACCGTGCGTCGACGTTTGCCCGGTCAAGGCGACCTGGAAGGAAGAAGATGGCATCGTTGTGGTTGATTACAACTGGTGCATCGGTTGCCGTTACTGCGAGGCCGCGTGTCCCTATCACGCGCGACGATTCAACTGGAAAAAACCAGAAGTACCGGCCGAAGAAATCAACCCGGACCAGAGCTATCTGAGCAATCGGATTCGGCCCGTCGGTGTCGTCGAGAAATGCACGTACTGTTTACACCGCACTCGGCGTGGAAAGCTACCGGCATGCCTCGAAGCATGCCCGACCGGCGCTCGGGTCTTCGGCAACATATTGGACAAAGATTCCAACATCCGCTGGATCCTAGAAAACAAACGCGTCTACATCCTCAAAGAAGAACTCGGCACCAAACCTGCATTCTTTTACTACTTTGACTAG
- the dsrP gene encoding sulfate reduction electron transfer complex DsrMKJOP subunit DsrP — protein MSSSTVTPTESDSHITSYPRFIGRSLWLATEGSFAFYAWMTMLTALFLVGANAWANQVAGGMISTHMTDHVSWGLYIANFTFMVGLAAGGVMMVIPAYLYHDRKMHDVVIIGELLAIAAIVMCLMFVVADLGRPDRFWHMVPGIGKFNFPISMLTWDVIVLNGYLILNLHICGYLLYMRFLGRQPNPVWYVPFVMLSIIWAISIHTVTAFLYCGLGGRPFWNTALLAPRFLASAFVSGPAFIIVTMAMMRGLTQVKGLERPIATLTKIIRVTILINLLMVVSELFTEFYTGGSHVSAAKYLFFGLHGKTALVPWTWTAIGLNITAACLFLWPGLLGPKFRWLLVSACLMAFVGAWIEKGMGLIVPGFIPSTLHEVVEYVPSMLEWKVTIGIWAFGLMVFTIAIKTALPTLRQSEPS, from the coding sequence ATGAGCAGCAGCACGGTCACGCCCACCGAATCCGATTCTCACATCACCAGCTATCCCCGATTCATTGGTCGTTCGTTGTGGTTGGCGACCGAAGGCTCATTTGCGTTTTATGCGTGGATGACCATGCTGACCGCACTGTTCTTGGTCGGCGCGAATGCCTGGGCCAACCAAGTCGCTGGCGGAATGATCAGCACTCACATGACCGACCACGTCAGTTGGGGACTGTACATCGCAAACTTCACTTTCATGGTCGGATTGGCAGCCGGGGGTGTGATGATGGTGATCCCGGCGTACTTGTATCACGACCGTAAAATGCATGACGTCGTGATCATCGGTGAACTGCTAGCGATCGCCGCGATTGTGATGTGCCTAATGTTTGTCGTCGCCGACCTGGGTCGTCCGGATCGGTTCTGGCACATGGTGCCGGGGATCGGAAAGTTCAACTTTCCAATTTCGATGCTGACCTGGGACGTGATCGTCCTAAACGGCTATCTGATCCTGAATCTACACATCTGCGGTTATCTACTGTACATGCGATTCTTAGGACGTCAGCCCAATCCGGTTTGGTACGTGCCGTTCGTGATGCTGTCGATCATCTGGGCAATCTCGATCCACACGGTGACCGCGTTTCTGTACTGTGGTCTGGGCGGGCGTCCGTTTTGGAACACCGCGCTGCTGGCGCCTCGGTTTCTTGCATCCGCGTTTGTATCGGGACCAGCATTCATCATCGTCACGATGGCGATGATGCGCGGATTGACCCAAGTGAAAGGCCTCGAGCGGCCGATCGCGACGCTGACGAAAATCATTCGAGTGACGATCCTGATCAATCTGTTGATGGTCGTCTCGGAATTGTTCACCGAGTTCTACACCGGGGGATCGCATGTCAGTGCGGCCAAGTATCTGTTTTTTGGGTTGCACGGAAAAACAGCGCTGGTGCCGTGGACTTGGACAGCGATTGGATTAAATATCACTGCCGCGTGCTTGTTCTTGTGGCCAGGACTATTGGGCCCCAAGTTTCGTTGGTTGCTAGTGTCAGCGTGTTTGATGGCATTTGTCGGAGCTTGGATCGAAAAAGGAATGGGCCTGATCGTTCCCGGATTCATCCCCAGCACGTTGCATGAAGTCGTCGAGTACGTGCCCAGCATGCTGGAATGGAAAGTCACGATTGGCATCTGGGCGTTCGGCTTGATGGTCTTTACGATCGCAATCAAGACCGCGCTTCCAACGCTGCGGCAGTCCGAGCCCAGCTAA